Below is a window of Perca flavescens isolate YP-PL-M2 chromosome 12, PFLA_1.0, whole genome shotgun sequence DNA.
ggacttcagctctgccttTAACACCATCATCCCAGCTCTGCTCCAGGAGAAACTCTCCCTGCTTGGTGTGCctgactccacctgcaggtggatcactgacttcctgtctgacaggaagcagcatgtgaaGCTGGGGAAAGACATCTCCGACTCACAGACCATTAGCACCGGatcccctcagggctgtgttcGTTCTCCTCTactcttctccctgtacaccaacagcTGCACTTCCAGTCGCCAGTCTGTCAAGCTTCTGAAGTTCGCGGACGACACCTCCCTCATCGGACTCATCTCTGATGGTGATGAGTCCGCCTACAGGTCGGAGGCTGACCACCTGGTGAAGTGGTGCAAGCAAAACAACCTAGAGCTCAATgctctaaagacagtggagatggttgtggacttcaggaagaatTCAGCtccacctgcccccatcacaCTCAGTGACTCCACAATTAACATTGTGGAGTCTTTCCGCTTCCTGGGAACTACTATCTATCTCCCAGgacctcaagtgggagctgaacatcagctccctcgtcaaaaaagcacaacagaggatgtacttcctgcggcagcgcaagaaattcaacctgccaatgacaatgatggtgcacttctacatagccatcattgagtccatcctcacatcctccatcaccatctggtacgctgctgccactgccaaggacaagggcagactgcagcgtgtcattcggtcagctgagaaggtgattggctgcaatctcccgccgctccaggacctatacgccaccaggactctgaagcgtgctggaaagattgtggctgacACCTCCCACCCCagacacaaactctttgagccactcccctctggcaggtggctgaggtccatcaggaccaaaacctcacgtcACAAGGACAGCTTTTTCCcctccgccactagccttattAACAAGGCCCAGAAACCACCCTGACTCTCTCCACACCCACCTCTGGCTCTACATGCCACTGTACTTAATCTGCTCTTTTTTATCTTAATTGTTACTCTTATTTTATtacatcctgtgtgtgtatatatacacatatatttatatatttatacttatattgtctGTTCTGTTAACCTGTTTGTTTACCTTATTTTAGataatgtgtgacatgcacctacgacaccaaaacaacttccttgtatgtgaaaaaaatttacttggcaataaagcttttctgattctgattctgataaacTGAAGAGAACAGCACTGCTAAAGTTGGTTCGTTGTGGTGCATTCATGTCCTGTGAGATTCAGAGTTGTGACAAGTAACTGACTACATTTATTAGTTTGAATGCATCCAACATGTTAAATACAGAcatcattaaaaatgttaaccAATCTGTGTTTTAGGAGAACAGAAGAAATAATTCTGAAAAGCAGTCTACAAACCCTCTGATTCTAAGAAGAGTTTACATGCTGAAAGCTAAAAGTGAGTTTTTAAATGAGAAATGAGCTATGTAAACAAGTGTCGAAGACAGTATCTCTTTCACACGGCTCATTTTCATGAAATGAATTCTAGCTTGAtaacccctccctcctcttcctgctcGCAAGCACAGTGAGCTCCACTCTGTCCATATTTCCTTGTTCCCTCCCCTTTAGATCTACAGTTGTAAGATGAGCGTAACCAACATATAGGGAAGTACAGGAGCTGACAGGCCCCATTcactgcagaaacacacactgttcAGATCACAGCTCAAACTACTTTCAATTCCCAGGAAGTGAAACTCAGACAGCCATTGTCACTGAGAGGAGAAATGGCGCAGCAAGGAGTTCAGCTGGACCGGGAAACTTTCTCTTGTTCAATCTGTCTGGATCTACTGAAGGGTCCGGTGACTATTTCCTGTGGACACAGCTACTGTATGGACTGTATTCAAGGTCACTGGGATGGAGAGGATGAGAAGCAGAGCTACAGCTGTCCTCAGTGTAGAAAGACCTTTACACCGAGGCCTGTCCTgctgaaaaacaccatgttagcagatttagtggaggagctgaagaagcctggactccaagctgctcctgctgatcactgctatgctggagctgaagatgtggcctgtgatgtcTGCACTGGGAGAAAACTGAAAGCACTCAAGTCCTGTCTGGTGTGTCTGGTCTCTTACTGTGATCAACACCTTCAGCCTCATTATGAATTACCTATATTTAAGAAACACGAGCTGGTGGAGCCCTCCAAGAAGCTCCAGGAGAACATCTGCTCTTGTcatgatgaggtgatgaagatATTCTGCCGTACTGATCAGCAGTGTATCTGTTCTCTCTGCTTCATGGATGAACATAAAGGCCACGACACagtctcagctgcagcagaaaggactgagaggcagaaagagCTCGAGGGGAGTCAACAAAACATCCAGCAGAgaatccaggacagagagaaagatgtgaagctgcttcaaCAGGAGGTGGAGGCTATCAATAGCTCTGCTGATAAAGTAGTGGAGGACAGTAAGAAGATCTTCACTGAGCTGATCCGTCTCCTGGAGAAAAGAAGCTCTGATGTggagcagcaggtcagattccaGCAGAAAACTGAAGTGAGTCGAGTCAAAGAGCTTCAGGAGAATCTGTATCAGGAGatcactgagctgaagaggaaagACGCTGAGATGaagaagctctcacacacagaggatcaCAACCAGTTTCTACACAACTACCCCTCACTGTCAGCACTCAGTGAATCTACATCCAGCATCGATATCCGTCCTCTGCGCTACTTTGAGGATGTGACAGCGGCTGTGTCAGAGGTCAGAGATAAACTACAGGACCTTCTGACAGAGACATGGGCTAACATCTCCCAGGCTGTGACTGAAGTGGATGTTTTACTGTCACAACCAAAGcccaagaccagagctgacTTCCTTAAATATTCACGTGAAATCACACTGGATCcaaatacagcacacacacagctgatatTATCTGAGGGGAACAGGAAAGCTACATTAGTGGGGCAACAACAGCGCTATTCTAGTCACCCAGACAGATTCACTAAAGAGTTTCAGGTCCTGAGTAGAGAGAGTCTGGCTGGAcgttgttactgggaggtggagTGGAGAGGCGAAGTCATTTATGTAGCAGTGACATACAAAAATATCAGCAGAGCATGTAGATTTGGATGGAATGACAAATCTTGGGCATTAAGATGTGACAAAAAGAGTTACAAATTTTTGTACAACGACATCCAAACTCATGTCCCAGGTCCTGTATCCTCCAGAGtaggagtgtacctggatcacagGGCAGGtactctgtccttctacagcgtctctgacaccatgactctcctccacagagtccagaccacattcactcagcctctctaCGCTGGACTTTTGCTTCACTCTTCTTCTTTTGGAGACACAGCTGAGTTGTGTAAACTCAAATAGACAGAAGTCATTAAAGGGTTAAATTCTGTTTTAATcgttgtgttgacttcgggtcaaattgacccgtttaaaaatttttatatcagaaaatatgggacatagaaataagcgctgaaaatgtgtagaagaaaaatttaacaatttaaaacattggaaaaagcaaaaacaaacgtcaaaaacgtttttttcaaggtcgacgggaagacaacacaagggttaactctTTAACCCATTttgtctccatgtttgttgcTGAGAGCTGATTGTGGTGGCATTTTTTCACTGTACAGAGATGAGATGTCAATCAAACATTATGGGATGTACTTTGACCTCTTCATATTAGttgttgtgtaaatgtttgagtttcTTTAGGTGACACTCCTTCCTGTGTCTGTTTAGACACGGAGGCTATCACTGATGCTCATGATGATGTTAGTTGATCTGAAGTGAAAATGTAAGCTTCTCTGTTATCTAAATGTTTGATGAATatttatattgatttatttgtagGTTGTTAGTCTGAAGAGAAAAGcaccagacctcctttatcctGGATATTTTATTCTCtttgtgtacattttaaagaaatctgtaatcacatttgcatttttttgttgtttggcagaccaaatgttattgttgttatatGGTATTATAAAACTGTATTAATTATGATCATATTCAATAAGGAGATGATTCATTGATTTTTTACAAAGCTGAGAATCAAACAAGGTGATTGTGTGGATGAAGTGAATCTGTTAACATTGAACAGACGTTACTGATGGGATGTGTGAACAAACTGAAGGTTTACATGATGAATAAACTAACATGGACAAAGTATTGTCTTCTTGTCTTTATTCCACAGTATCATACAAAGATGATGGAGAACATGTGAAACTGATATGAGAGTAGAACTGAGGTAGTTCGCCTCCTGAAACACCACACAGTGTTCAtgtttagagtttttttttttattctatctCAGGGTGCTTTTAAACCAATATTTTCTTGTGCACTGAGTCACAGTTAAAATAGTCAAAACTATTTTGGTGTGGGTGTGAAGAATTTTTGTTGTCTTGACACACATGAAACAGATATTGTTTAGATGATTCTTTACATGTGATGTGAAAACCAGAGGGCGTCTTCATCCTGCTAACCAGACATGTAGTGGAGGTTGAAGCACCTTAGCTCACTTTGTCTGCATGTTATAGTCTAGGCTGATGGAAACATTTTATAATAAACTAAATGCATTGTGTCACACATCATGGTAAATGGTGCTAAACCACTTAAAGTGCAGAAACAACCTTTGTGTGGCTTTCTTTGAAATATATAGTCTGTTCTAGGTTCAGCTATTAACAGACTATggtttacaaaaagaaaataacaaaggCGATAAAAAGGCAACTGTGATGACCCTCTCCACCATGTCTGCCTGTTACTTTGTTTGTGTGGCTGCTTGTCTTGCAGGTATATATACTGCAGGTGGCCATGGCAGAGGGTCATTAGTAGAGTGGCAGATCCTGGGCTCATTTGTTACACTGGCATCACTGTGCTCTGTGAGCTAGTGAACTTTTAAAAAGGCCTCTTGGATGCAGTTGTGGTCTCTCCTTGCTGACACACCATCATCCTGTCCTGGGTTGCTGGTTGGCTGCACCATAACACATGCATTCAttccgtgcgttcatggacatcggaaaaacgtttttccgagtgaaaacgtcaccattcacgtaacgtcctttgggaatcagaggtgggaaactcgggctggattttgatacctgagttccccagttggtgacgcgttgttgacaactgacgtttgatggaggtgactttggttcactgaacatatttcaatgataataaactgtttattgtggacaaatgcctctgccaagaaacatacacagacataatatgtttaaaattattcataaataggcctatgtataaaaaaaaggttgtcctgcagataacacaaacaaacacctggcgatgtgctgtttggatgctcgcataagaaaacagcagaaaatcttctgttattgtggcctccatgttttcacacacacctgatgctctcggctacggccaaccgttggtggcagtcatgcaccATGATCTTCAGCAATATCACGCACACCAGGAAATGGAACCATGAATGCATGACTCAGGTGAGTAAAGTTCAAGCGCGCTAATAAAACTTACAGGGCGCAGTTTCCAAAAAACAACAGGCAAAGGGCAAAAATCCAAGGGAAACAGGAACTCAGGACACAGGGAAAAATGTTCAAAGGCTGCACACAAGGAAAACAGACAATCTCGCACAGGAGTAAGGGAAAGACTGAACTTAAATACACAAGACGGGGGAcagaagacaggaagtaaaacaaggcACAACATGGGCAAGCAGAGagactacaaaaaaaaactacaacagaaaACCCACAATCGTGACAAGcaatgtgtttgtatttctgttaaATTCTAATCCCTAAATAAACTACAGCAGTCACATAAATGTAGTGCAACACCaaaaaaattctttaaaaaatgtaatggagtagaagTGGCAGAACATAtcaatactcaagtaaagtaccttaAAACTCTACTGATGCacagtatttgagtaaataCACCACTGTATGTGACGTGGTTACCTTCCAGTTCAGCTGCTCCCTGTCACTCATTGCCTCGGTATAGATAGTGGACTCTGCCAGATTGTCTCTTAGTGCAGCCTTGTTAACATTTTCCCTGCTTGTTCTTGTTCTGATGATCATTTTGTCATTTGCtgcctctggtggatttctgaggactatggttaactgctcctcagatctcagcagggtaaagttgtacttgagtatttttaatttaagattcagattttagagggaaatattatattaaaaactaattatttaagcctataaaatacaatgcaggGTTAAAGATTAAACATGTGGTTTTCCGCCTTTTGACTTTCAAATGTTTCCGAGTTGTTATCAGTTCCACCGAAGACATTTTTCATCTTTAATTTctcaaatattttcttttaaataactgGTTGAGGCACAAATTAGTGTTTTCCTGTATTTCACAAAAAAGGCaaatataaatgtgtttatCAGAAGTCAAtttcttcttccctttctctccctaaTAAAATGGCCCCTTGTGATGCACGTGTGTTCAGAGTACTCATCTCTAAAACACACTAGGATTCTAGGATTTCATCATTCAAATATGTAAGAAGAGTATTAtacaaaaatgttatttaatGTCAGTTTAGTTTGATAATGTTATGTTGTCAGTCAACTCTTTTTGAACCAGTAGATAAAAATGTCTCGTATTTTGAGGAAGAGTTGTATGTAGAGATGTATGGATCCCTCACCAAAACCTGAGCAGCCAAGAAGTATTTTACACCTAAAACTTCAATATTTTCAGATGTGGAGCAGGTCTTGACTGAGGCTTCATTTTGAATAAGGAAACAAAGTTCAACTTCTGTGCTGCTCCTCATCCTGGAATGAATCACAGCTTGAtaacccctccctcctcttcctcctctcaagCACAGTGAGTTCCACTCTGTCCATATATGTCCTTGTTCCCTCCCCTTCAGATCTACAGTTGTAAGATGGGAGTAACCAACGTGGTGTGGTGAAGTGCAGGAGCTGACAGGCCCCATTCACTGCAGAAACACTCTTTAGATCACAGCTCAAACTACTAAATTAAATCCAAAagtcaaactaaaataaaataaaaaaactactgAAAATTCTAAACTATTATAACCTTGGTGCAGACAAGATATTTGCCACAATTTAACAAAAACTCAAGTTCACACAGAATCTGTTGCAACAGTTTTCAAACATATTTGATTTTATAGTACTAACTTCCAAATGTGTTTCTTGTACAAGCAGCTTATTACAACCACAATCCATATTAAAGTTTATTGTGGTGGTGACCTCTAGTGACCGTAGTAGGCCCAATTATTACTGGAGCAAAACAGGAAGTCCGCACACGGACATCCTCAAGTAAAGAGGAGAGATTTAATGTCCCGCCCTCAAAGGTAAGCAACAGTTGCTGTGTGGAGTTGTTCTGTTTCTCCCTCGAAGAACAATTCTCGTGAATCTCATCAGAATCAGCAGAATATCAGCCAAACACTGGTGAGTACACTATCCCAATGAGCTCAAATCTATTTTATGACacagaaatgtgtatttttctttaaaagcaacatgtacattttgtaactattaaaacaggaaaaaactaACCGCAGTGACTTTTCCAACCTGCTCCCTGTTCCTCTGAAATTAGTGATTGAGTTTTTTATACCACATACGCAGTTGTTAagatacaaaaaaacagaaacagcacCTTAACATAATTGATGATTAACTGAACTCTCACTGAACAAATCACTGCCTTTCTGACATTAAAGGttaatttgtttatatttttttaacctggatcCTATTCTCCCATGCATTGGCGTCTAGAGAGAGGTCTGGCTATGTGGGACTAGTGTCTAATGcaggggtctcaaactcaaTTTACCTGGGGGCCGCTGGAGGCAGAGTCTGGGTGAGGCTGGGCCGCATCAGGTTTTCCACAAGAaaagctttgttaaaaaaattccaatcttctcaaatctctttatttttattatttatattcttttatcCCGCCGCGTACGCATCACTTTGATTTActttgtcagagagagagacctcataTTAACTCTCTAAGTGCCATTCACGTGTatgtataactatatatatatagccaattctaggggggtccgggggtaTACCCCCCCGgggaaaaaaatttgaaaaataaaccgtgaaatggcactttctggagagttttgtgcaaagaaatggagaaattgagtcttacatgatatgtgcaaaactgcaaggttaagagcctatactctgcattgttgtagtatcaacaggtattagggcatttagcatttacattactgttaatcagtcatcacttgattacacattgtcTTACCATGTTATGATATAACCGCTGGCGGAGATGCGGCAGCGAGGACCGGTTCCACGGCTTGGTCAGGGACATGAACTCGTAGCGGCCGGTGAAGCTTCCGAGCACCGGGCTTCCACCGCTGCGagcggggtttttagctttaggagaaagcattttatctgttaatcctaccgacgtaGACACTAGGCGTTATGTAGTTGACCCGCGGtggtgaattgtctgcagttcTGGGAGGGTTGTTGCCGTGTTCTGATTGTTCTCACCTCAGCTCCGCcgagacaaaatagacatgccatttcaaaaaatataatttattaatgtatcatcatcattcaaatatcatgttttcaaaagcatcattttcataaatttttttgtgacatatttagactgcaagcaggcacatcCGGACAAACGAGCAGGCTTATGTGCCGGGGCCGAGCACCGGAGagccccggcccaatttaacccctggttatatacatttaatatatatatatgtgtatacgtATAATGTCCCGCTGGGCAGCAACTTAAAAAAAGTGAAGTGTTGTGAACGTAGCGCGCTGGGACAAATGTCCGCATGTGCCCAATAGAAACGAGGCAGCCAGCCAGGCACGGAAGAAAACACTCCATGGCAACGCTGCTGTAACTTTCACTCATTGAGGAATGTTTCTCTGCTTGCTTCAAGCCCGGCCGATGTCCCGCCCCCGAGAGCCATAtaccccaccgtgattggtGGGTTCGTTCAGCCCCGCACACAACACTTTAAAGTACCATACATATCACACTCGCGGGCCGCACTAACATTAAACTTTCATATTAAGGCGGGGGCCACAAACTATCGGGCCGCGAGTttgagacccctggtctaatgtgaACAAGAATCTTTGAAGTTGGTCCAGTatagtcttgtataaagtacttgaaagcaatacgtgagtaaaagtacaagtatcttaccagaaaatgactttagcagaagttaaagtcaccttttattagattagattaaattcaactttattgCCATTGTGCAGTTTACAAGTTACAACACAGGGATAGTTGTAACACTACCAATTCCATGAATCAGGGATAAGATAAGAGTCATGTGACAGTTTCAGTTTCCTCAGGCTTCCTTTATGATCCCACATGGAGGTTTTCCAGTCTGTGTAGCTATCTCTCCTGAAGCTACAGCAGAAAATCTAATTCGGAggtaagaaagtaaaaaaaaaaaacaagataatattttgtttagtaCTTCTACCGTTGTAGATAATGTTGTATGAGTTATATCAGGTCAAACTGTAGTTTCTCTAGAAAAAATTCTTATCAACCTCCTGCTAATTTCAAAGCACCATGCTAATACAGCTATGCACgtgtgcatgcacatacacTCCCCATATTCACACATATGTTATTGTTGCagccattcatttaaaataaaactgttgttGTGGCATATCACTTGAGTACCCTtagtttttgttaattttgtctACCTGTTACAACTTACCCCTGTATGTGTTACATGTAACAAAGGACCACCTTGTATTTGTCATCATCTCACAAAGATATAGTTGAAGAAATTTAAATTGTTGCCATTTGTAGTAGACAAATGTGGGTACTTTGCCTAAAAGTTTCAGATgtgcagctaaaaaaaaaaggtagtttTAGGTGCTGAAGAAAAAAGTGTTACAACCATACCCGGTCTCCCCTAAGACAGCGAAACGCAGTTTGCGTCTAAccagaagagcaaaaaaaaagcagaaagtgCAATGTGACatacaagtatagacaggtggtgcactTTTTGTAGCATATTGTATTCTGTGTTCTTGTactgtattgaatgtgaaactatttgtattgaatgtgaatacaatgaatgtgaaactatttgtattgaatgtgaaactatttGTATTCAATGTGCAGGGCTCTGAAGTTTTGaacagagttcagagtgagattttggcGGCAGGGGTTTGGGTGGGGACGGGGTCTGATCTGATCGTCAATTTCCGTCTACtaaaagttctgtgtttgtcactgaaaggctcagattattattataaatatcttacatcattatggaaaggatccctacagagaccTTATTGTTAAAGAGTGAAATCATTTTTGTCTTACGAGAAACTGCTCTGAAATCGGTATCGTCAATAGTTACCCGTTAACCTCAAAAGGCTCTGAACATTGTTGACTCAGCAGCTCCTTTCTGTTAAGGAAACTCCCCATTGGAATGTGAAGCAAACATCTGTGGCTGTGACACAGGCTGGGTTTAAAGCAGTATTGAAGcatatatggatattatatcaaCATCGATATATATGAGGCTAAATcctcttaaaggtgctgtatgTAGGATTGTGAATAGGCctatccaggacttagccaaaaaatgtgaacatcgacaacttctcagtccctcccccctttctgatAAAGCCCTCCTCTAAGCCCCTCCCctcacaagggagaatgaatcacactacaggctatagatggtgccagaggagccggatttttttgtaaatgacctgcttcatgtagttctactggaacatagggtcagtttcagcaaatatgacagaaagttagttttactTTAGTCTTACCTACCGCACCTTTTAAATtctggatatcgtgatatgacacaagtcttttcctggttttacaggctgcattacagccATGGACTCTGATGCCAGTGGGACGATGGAGGTGGCAGCGCTTGGCCGGCCTTTCAGCCTCGGGATGTTGTACGACTGCCGCAAAGACTCACTCGTCCCAGGTGATGACTCACATGTAAACATACTTAATACATTACAACCAAATGTTCAGAAATGTAAGTCATATTCAACAACATTTTTACCCCAGATCTTTTGACCAGTTTTGCTTCCTATTTATTAGTGACCAAGTCATGAAAGCCTTccaaattttgtattttacttttCTGATTTAATGTAAGGTTTTTCTTAGACTCTAAGGCAGGAATCTCAAaagattctcactcccattatGTGAAATACGGACGCATGgccaggtgcctttggcgttgttattgacgctaaacaTCTCCTTCAGCATCATATCTAAACGTGATTTATCTAAATGCGCTAGGTCACGTCTATTGgtgtcacttttgacgcagttagctTAAGGAAAAGATGttgggtgggcttataaaaggtaGGTTTacgtgacacacgggacaacaacgggacagttgagtttaggaaacgtgggacacaaaccctgggtgaaagtcctgtgttgtttgacctaTCGACCACCCCAaacaacctccctacgcagaatTTCAGGCTTtgatactactcgctaccgttgtcgtTCTTAATACTACATCATCTTCAAGCGCTgcgtagctgctgctctgcccggtgcgttctaaACACATGCTGAAGGGTGATTTTGGCATGATATCTGACGCTGACAGGCAGCCACTGCCCAAGCATCGGTATTTTACAAGTtcagagtgagaacgggttgggaATCTCCAATTCAGTATCACTTACAAACACCAAACTTTCCACTTTCATTCCTATGTAGATTCCGAAGCTTTGTTCATATATCATCCATAGCACCTCCCCTCATTTTCATATTTAACATAACACTTCTGAAAACTTGTAAtgcaaaaattaaaaatatcaaacaaagtCTTTTAGAATGTAACAACACCTCCAGGCTGGCTGGTTCTAAAAGCTGAACTTGATTTTTGATTTTGCAGGAATGTCATTGTGGGACCGTGATGAC
It encodes the following:
- the LOC114564863 gene encoding tripartite motif-containing protein 16-like; protein product: MAQQGVQLDRETFSCSICLDLLKGPVTISCGHSYCMDCIQGHWDGEDEKQSYSCPQCRKTFTPRPVLLKNTMLADLVEELKKPGLQAAPADHCYAGAEDVACDVCTGRKLKALKSCLVCLVSYCDQHLQPHYELPIFKKHELVEPSKKLQENICSCHDEVMKIFCRTDQQCICSLCFMDEHKGHDTVSAAAERTERQKELEGSQQNIQQRIQDREKDVKLLQQEVEAINSSADKVVEDSKKIFTELIRLLEKRSSDVEQQVRFQQKTEVSRVKELQENLYQEITELKRKDAEMKKLSHTEDHNQFLHNYPSLSALSESTSSIDIRPLRYFEDVTAAVSEVRDKLQDLLTETWANISQAVTEVDVLLSQPKPKTRADFLKYSREITLDPNTAHTQLILSEGNRKATLVGQQQRYSSHPDRFTKEFQVLSRESLAGRCYWEVEWRGEVIYVAVTYKNISRACRFGWNDKSWALRCDKKSYKFLYNDIQTHVPGPVSSRVGVYLDHRAGTLSFYSVSDTMTLLHRVQTTFTQPLYAGLLLHSSSFGDTAELCKLK